tcatccatccatccatccatccatccatccatccatccatccatccagccatccatccatccatccatccatcatcatccatccatccatccatccatccatccataatcatccatccatccatccatccatccatccatccatccatccatccatccatccatccatccatcaatccatccatccatccatcatccatccatccatcatccatccatcctccatccatccatccatccatccatccatccatccatccatcatcatccatccatcatccatccatccatccatccatcatccatccatcatccatccatccatccatcatccatccatccatccatcccatccatccatccatcatccagccatccatcatccatccatcatcatccatccatccatccatccatccatccatccatcatccacatccatcatccatccatccatccatccatccatccatccatccatccatccatccatccatccatccatccatccatccatccatcatccatccatccatccatccatccatccatccaccatccatccatccatccatcctccatccatccatccatccatccatccatccatccatccatccatccatccatccatccatccatcctccatcaatccatccatccatccatccagccatccatccatccatcctccatccatcatccatccatccatccatccatccatccatccatcatccatcatccatccatcatccatccatccatccatccatccatccagccatccatcccatccatccatcctccatccatccatccacatccatccatccatccatccatccatccatcatccatccatccatcatccatccatccatcatccatccatccatctcatccatccatccatccatccatccatccatccatccatcatccatccatcatccatcatccatccatccatccatccatccatccatcatccatccatccatccatccatccatcaatcatcccatccatccatccatcatccatccatccatccatcctccatccatccaccatccatcatccatccatcatccatccatccatccatccatccatccatccatccaccatccatccatccatcatccatccatcccatccatccatccatccatccatccatccatccatccatcaatccatccatccatccatccatccatccatcatccatccatccatccatcatccatccatccatccatccatccatcatccatccatcctccatccatcatccatccatccatccatccatccatccatcatccatccatccatccatcatcatccatccatccatccatccatccatccatccatccatccatcccatccatccatccatcatccatcatccatccatccatccatccatccatccatccatcatccatccatccatccatccatccatccatccatccatcatccatccatccatccatccatccatccatccatccatccatccatccatccaccatccatccatccatccattccatccatccatccatccatcccatccatccatccatccatccatccaccatccatccatcccatcatccatccatccatccatccatcatccatccatccatcctccaatccatccatccatcatccatccatccatccatccatccatccatccatccatccatccatccatccatccatccatccatccatccatcctccatcatccatccaccatccatccatccatccatccatccatccatccatccatccatccatcatccatccatccatccatccatccatcctccatccatccatccatccatcatccatccatccatccatcccatccatccatccatccatccatccatcatccatccatccatccatccatccatccatcatccatccatcatccataccatccatccatccatccatccatccatccatccagcatccatccatccatccaccatccatccatccatccatccatccatcctccatccatccatccatcatccatccatccatccatcctccatccatccatccatccatccatcaccatccatccatccatccatccatccatcctccatcatccatccatcctccatccatccatcatccatccatccatcatccatccatccatccatccatccatccatcaccatccatccatccatccatccatccatccaccaccatccatccatccatccatccatccatccatccatccatttacGCCTTCTCTCGTGGTCATGATGCTGTCGTGGTGGTTGTATCGTGTCGTGGTATTGTATCGGGGGCGGCAGAGGACATGGCGACTACGTAACGATGAACGAGAAGCATTTCATTACATTGTTACGGAGCGTTCAGCTCTACAAGCTTCGTACAGAGAGCGACACAAGCCTTATTGACCCtattcccggcgctcccgtgggcgctgccatgtttgatcacgtggtgacgcatccattgcttgcctcagctgccccCGTTGCGTCCTTCTtcacaatgcaagcgcgtgacgccgggtGCGGCACAGCGCAGACCTCCTTCTCGACGCATATCGTAGGCGGTGACtttgtggacgacacgaagctttggccacagctttagaggacatgtaagtgctttcggagctcattacgctTTGCCCAAACGATGCGAGCAGCGTATAGGGTACTTGTACTAAAAGCGgcgctagaaatgtattccaagctttccaaaCTTTcggcttatgaattaaatcaggatcagtgtgctcttcgttatttgtttggcaaacattttgaagcagcggcttgtcatgtttgtgacttagtaaagttcctcggttcctcggtgcggtcactatctgattatcttcagcctaatcgctcgcgggtgtgctctgctgtgatagatttgttcttgctgcgcacagaGCTTGGGATGCAAATGtcctgtactttgtggtagctagTAGCAAAGGCGTATTATCgttagtccctcgcttactctgtggaccgccacgaaacgttcagcttcgaacattcgtgtcttgtcggtgtagtcgccgtcactcatgcttcagcacattgattcaagcgtgcgcccattcacttattattgatacgttggagATAGAGTAGGCGTAGGTTtccgtgcgagtaggggtggatgtgtgtagataacgtgcgagaaacttaccatgccagtaagtggcgctacttgcTTTTGTAGGGAGCGGAACTCACTCTTATGTACCGATGTTCCGGTGTTGAAGtcatttctttggaggttagctatacagcgctggtggATGAGTTATCTTCGTtttatcctcgagaaaagccgtacatcacgaagggCCGGCAatacaggcagtccttatgtagcaacggtgacacaggttgattccattcattccTCAATATGCAAATCACtattttgcagctaactaccgcacacgtcttccctttatcgttacacattttgcagcatgatttcggcacagtgcattagcgaacaccaaGTTTcgtttccgacagctgatagcacagtagcagggcagaagcagtaatggttttgtattcgtgcgcattcgctgaggcaacgtatggcgcgccgccgaaagcgccatctccttcctctagagcaaactgctccgcgaaaagggtcaatagcatgTGCTGAAGGCTGAAGCACTGTGGCTGAAGTCCGCTGGCGAGGACGTCTTGATGAGTCTTCGGAATGCCCTCGTTCGCGAACGCTCTCCACACTTGCGGCCGCAGCTCAGTAATCGCAGTCAGTCCAACGGATTTTTCTAACCGCCACTGGCGCAGCAGAGCGAAAGACACTGACTCGCACACACAGACACCACTGGTATGTAGGAAATGCGCACACAAAGCTCAACCGTCTCACTCGCTGAAACGAGACAGCACTGGCGAGTCCACGCAGGGCGTCGTACGCGCCGTGGGGATGGAGGCGAGGATGCGCATACAAAGGCTTATCGCCGTTGTGGCCTCCtaggcgttttattgcgatagcaattatatggacacttcaaccggatttctgccgtcggcgtcgccgtcgtcgtcgccgtcgtcgtcgccgtcgccgtgaggttccgtaaagataacatcttcgccgcgcgccgtatgcccgagcggaagcgtgcgtgggacgcgcgctatcacggagagcgaacgcacggcggaaagcaaacacgaccgtcgcgcgaaaggccctgaGGGTATGTGAGGGAGGTGTATCGATATGGTAATCAAAGCCTGTCACTGATTCACTCGACGCCGGCCCTTATCGCCGCGCACACGCTGTACTCTTCTGTTCTCCTCATGCACTCTTCACACTCTTTCCCTTATTAACTTTAAATACGAGCACTGAATAAACCAAGGCGTCTTTTCCTGGTAGGAACTGGCCCGTGCGTGTCATTCATAGATCAACAacgaaacatggtgtcagaagtggttaCGCGAGCCAGCCGCTGCTAACTAAAGGAACATCCGCGAACAACCACTACCAGCCACACAAGACCTGTCATGGAATTTCTGAAGCCGCCAGGACAACTTCACCTAGGGGGTGACACCAGTAGGAACTGGTGCCTGTTCAAACAGAAGTTTGAGCTGTTCGTATCTGCGGCAACGCCACAAGGGAAAACGTATACAGGACCCACGAAGACAGCTCTCCTCCTAAGCGTGGTCGGCGACGACGGTTTGGAAGTATTCAACAACTTTGACTTCGGTGAGGGCGAAAGCAAACAGGACTATGACACCGTCATAAGAAAGTTCGACGAGTACTGCGCATCACAGCTAAATGAGGTGCATGAACGTTACGTTTTTCGCCAGCGAATACAAGCCCAAGGTGAGCCAGCAGAGCAGTTCATCAGAGATCTAAGGAGGCTAGCACAGTCTTGCAATTTCGGCACCCTGGCTGAGTCGATGATAAGGGATCAGATTGTGTTCGGAACAAACAATGGCAAAGTACGCGAGAAGCTGCTGCGCGACAACAAGCTGACGTTGACGAAAGCTGAGCAAGTGTGCAAGGCAGCCTGAGTTGTCTACCGCACGAAACGAGCTCTGGGACAGAGCAAATCAAGTCGACGCATTGAAAGTGATGCCTAGCATCGAACCTCACACAGCAGACGGCGACGCCATGACACAGGACAGGTGCGTCGACGCGGCAAGGGCAACGTCAAATAGAGGTGACCCAGAAGTGTTCAAGTGCCGTAGGTGTGGGCGACGACACGCCGCTCGGAACTGCCCGGCATTTGGGCGCACCTGTCGGCGATGTGGTGGTAAAAATCACTTTGCCGTTAAATGCAACAGCAACAAGCAAGTTGCGGAAGTCAAGAGCAGCGAAGACTTCGACATTCTCGACATCTCAGCCAACAGGGTGAACCACTTACAAGACTGGGTAGTTCAAGCACAAGTAGCGAACAAGGTGGTTGAGCTGAAGGTGGACACGGGTGCTCAAGCCAATCTTCTACCATACTGCATGTATCAACGCCTCCAACCAAGAATGCGAATGAAGCCTAGTAGCTCAGTACTACGAGCGTACGACGGAGGGATTATCAAGCACTTGGGAATCGTGACAACAAAGGCCACTATAGGCGACAAGTCCGCTGACATCGATTTTTTCGTGGTGAAGAAGGGACGTCAAGCAATTCTAGGGCTCCACGCCAGTGAGGCCTTGGGGCTTTTCCAGCGATCAGTGAGCGCGGTAACGGCATGCAACCGCGAACAAGTGCTTAGAGAATTTCCCGAAGTTTTCACAGGCACGGGGCGCCTTCAACGTCCATACACAATGGTGCTACGGGAGGACTCTGTACCTGTCGTCCAGATGGCCCGACGCGTGCCGCTGTCCCTGCAAGAGCCACTACGACAGGAACTGAACCGACTGCTCAGGCAGGCATCATCGCCAAAACAGAGGAGCCGACAGACTGGGTGAGTCCCCTGGTGATTGTAAGGAAGCATAATGGCGAACTAAGAGTGTGCATGGACCCCAGGAAAATCAATGAATGCTTGAAGCGCGAGCACTACGAGATGCCGCGACGAGAAGACATCGAGGCTGAAATCGCGGGAGCGAAAATTTTTTCTCGACTCGATGCTAAGTCAGGCTTCCATCAGATACCGCTCGACGAAGAGACATCTAAAATATGTACATTTTCGACTCCTTTCGGGCGATATAGGTTTTTGAGACTGCCATTCGGAATCGCCTCGGCCTCCGAAGTCTTCCAAAAAACCATGAGCCAAATATTTGACGCCATCCCAGGAGTGCGCGTTTACGTAGACGATATTCTAATATGGGCGCCCACAAGGAAGGAACATGATGAAAGGCTGAAAGCTGTCCTGGAAGCAGCACGCAATTCTGGTCTAACACTGAACGCGGAAAAGTGCGAAATAGGGGTGCCGAAAATTTCGTTTTTGGGTGACGTGATTTCGGAAGAAGGCATCCAGCCAAACCCCGATACTGTGAGATCGATGCTTGACATGCCAGCACCAACCGATAGGCTAGGAGTACAGCGAATGCTAGGCGTCGTCAATTACTTCGGAAAGTTTCTGCCAGCTCTGGCTGAAAAAACTCAACTGATGCGCCAGCTGCTAAAGAAGGACACAGTATTTGAATGGAGTGAAAACCAGGCCAAGGAATGGAATGATCTGTGCAAATGCTTAACCATGCAACCTGTGTTGG
This DNA window, taken from Dermacentor silvarum isolate Dsil-2018 unplaced genomic scaffold, BIME_Dsil_1.4 Seq9242, whole genome shotgun sequence, encodes the following:
- the LOC119435805 gene encoding uncharacterized protein K02A2.6-like → MPSIEPHTADGDAMTQDRCVDAARATSNRGDPEVFKCRRCGRRHAARNCPAFGRTCRRCGGKNHFAVKCNSNKQVAEVKSSEDFDILDISANRVNHLQDWVVQAQVANKVVELKVDTGAQANLLPYCMYQRLQPRMRMKPSSSVLRAYDGGIIKHLGIVTTKATIGDKSADIDFFVVKKGRQAILGLHASEALGLFQRSVSAVTACNREQVLREFPEVFTGTGRLQRPYTMVLREDSVPVVQMARRVPLSLQEPLRQELNRLLRQASSPKQRSRQTGSSPLEDGQSPGELLQGRRLRTPIPDFQDATRQLVKKHRQNMPMGTRLPPLQRG